The sequence below is a genomic window from Anopheles cruzii chromosome 3, idAnoCruzAS_RS32_06, whole genome shotgun sequence.
GAATGTTGGTTTTTACGACTCCCTGACACACTTATTGGACGAAGCAAAGTTCATATTCCTCGCCCGAGTATCGCAGTTACTCCAGTAACGACTAAAACGTAGAGTCAATATTTAGCCTCAAATATCCTTTTCCCCACGCGAGCCAAAGATCCTGGTGCAAGTCGTCACCTTCATCCGTTTACGACTTTACGAAAATCTCCAGTCCCCGCCACGATACGCAAATCAATATTGACACCGAATGAAGTGCGCCATCGCCGGGGAGCCGTTCGAGAAAGCGTGGTTGGCCCATAAAACAAGGCATCCTTGTGCCAAATCCAGCACACGGAACTCGTAACCCACACGGGTGTTATTGCCATCGCACACGTTAACGCGGGGCGCATACGTTTAATATTTACACTCGAAAAAGCTTAATGGCCGGTGCCGTGCAAGCAATAGAAGAGCAATCAATTCCACGATCTAATTAAAATGCCGCTGTCAGCTGGAGGAAATAATAATCGGCGCCGCTTTTCGATCGCATTCGGCCCGAGAGACGTGCTCGGAAAGGACTGCGCCTGGTGGGGCAAGCAGATTTCCGCCAGAGTAATGCACCagaccaccagcaacagcagcggagAAAGTCCTTACTGAGACTGCAGAAGGACTGGGTTGCTGGGTGCTGGATTGaatttaatattcataatCGAGCAGAGTCCTGGCACTTGCCACCCCGGCCCAGGAGGGTTTAAAGCAttgcagacacacacacacacaaacaagagCACCACACATATTGCATTGCAAAACTATTTGAATAATTCTGCTTGCTCCGTGGCGTACGTTGCAGTGCGCCAAACGATGCCGTTGACGGTCCCCTCCGGTGGAACAATAAACCCCGGTTTGCTGGGTGGCCCCAACAACCGCCCCGAAATGGTCCCGTAATGGAGTTATAAGGTAATAcataaattaatgaaataGAAATTTGGCCAACGACGGGTCTTTAGGAGTTCGCCGAATGCAGTCTCCCTTTCGACCCGCTCGGAAAGTCGCTTGCGGGAaggcaatttatttttacggTCCGTTGTTTTAAGGAGTGTGACAGTCGCTCCAACTGGTGACTGATGCACAGGACTGGGACAGCACTGCAGATGTGCCTTATGCCTCCACTTATCCACTTTTGTTACAAACATTGTTGGCTCGAAAGGTATCCAAAAAGTTGCGAAAAAAGATATATTTGATGCAGAACGCAGCAGCGTGCTAAGACCAGGAGAAGGCCATCGCGCGATGATCAGACGAAACTAATGAAAAATTCTTCTCCCGGTACCGCCATATGCAAACAAAACTGCATTTATTTCGGTACATTAAGCGAAAGCATTTAATGCTCCGCTCAAATCACTTCCAACGGAACGGTGTGCTCCTTGCGCTGTGTTCAAGTGCCACATCGGGGTCGATAGCGTCGTCtcaagaaacacaaacacgttGTAACGACATCAATGCGGCAACAAGCAACGCCAGAGCGTCGATTGTTTCAACGACACAAGGTGCACAAGGGAAAGAGAGTACACGAAACTCGCGTCGAACAATTCCCTCACGGCGAAGAACTTTTGTTCGTGGGCTCGCTGTGCCGGCCGGAGCGGTGGCGGAAGTGCACTTATGGGAAGCACCTCCAAGTGCCGGAGCGATATCCAGTCAACGGAACACTTCTACACTTCTTCTCGGTTACAATGTTGAAGGCAGAATAGTAAGAACCACGAAGCGATCAATTGCTGACGAGGAAAATAATACGCTCCCAATGGGTAAACGAGAGATTTACGAAAACACGAttaggaaaggaaaaaaaagatcgTATCAAAACGACACCATGATGAGATTTGTGATGTTAGAGATCTGTTTAATGCGCCCCTATCATACTTGTGCTAATCACCCTTATCCGTTTTCGCTGAACGAATCATAATCCGTACAAGATTCATTTGCTCTCACTTTTCCAACGCAAAGTTAGTTAACATTACATTAACAATCCACTTCcattaaaatcgaaacacaattCTGCTTCGTGTCCATTTTGAAGTGTGTCCTGCACGAGGGATGCGTTACGAAATCTGCAAGAAAACTTCTTCCGGTGCGCTATAAAGAAAATCCTTAGCCTTTCCCAGAACCATGTCCTGGCGTTATCCTGGAAAATGCCAAAATGCTTCAAACGAGTAACACGAGGTTCGTTTTGTCGTTGGCGTTAGATAAGGGAAGCGGACCGGAAGATGGCCCAAACGCGATTTTGTTCATTGGAGCACCAATGGAGCGGTTGTCCTCCCTTTTTTGTCCCAATGTTTACTCAACGGGAAAGCGTTCGATCTGACTCCATCAATCAAAGATGTTAAGCACAGCAATGGTAAGTACTTTACTATCTACGCGAATCTCTCGATTATCAGCCGTAGCCAACCTTCGGGATCTTAAACCGTGTCGCTCTCTCAGCTTCGATTGACGAGCTTGCTTTAACAAACAAAGCTGCGGGAACTGTAAATTCAATCGAGCGGCTCGATTGTAGCCCGTATTTAGAGACTCATTCATAACGGATGGTCGACCGTTCTTTTCTAGCCTCAGCGAGTTTAGGCCGCTCTGGATATCTAGGTCAAAAGCCTTCCTCTTTTTTTGAATTTGTAGTTGTTTACATGTTTCCTACCTTTTTAAAAAGTTGCTTATTGTTGCAAAGGTGCATGTTCGATACAACATTATCTTGTTATCttttgtttgaatttattttactcAGGTGAAGGTCAAGCACCATAATCGAAACGAGTTGTTCTACATGCTTGGTGTTGAGCTTTATCTAGGTCACCGGCCGGTATCTGCTTTCTTGTGCGAAAAAGCCCCTTTCTACCCACAATAAACGAATGCGTTCATCGAAAGATGAATCAACTCGTTTTGTGTGAATCCCCTGGTCAACCGgcggcccaggcccaggtgCATAGGGGCCGTATAAAAGTACCGGGCCCAATGGCTTCGGTTCATCATTTCTTGCAACGTTTCCGAGCGAATATGAAGCCGACCAGTGTGTGTATCCTATTTGCCATCGTTTTATGCACGGCTGCCGTGGCGGACGCTGCAGTGTATGCATATGTAAGTGACCGCCAGGGTGGAGAAAGGGGTGAAACAATAGACAGTGTAATTGACAACTTTTGTTGCAGGCCTCAACCTGTTCCCGGTGCAAGAGTGTCGGCGCAAAATACTGTGGCTATGGCACTGTCAGTAGTAAGGGAGTTTCTTGCGACGGACAGGTAACACAGTATTCGGATGATTCCTGCAAACCAAAATCGTTGGATAACGAATCCTATTTTAATCTTTCTCCACCAGACCATGATAAAAAGCTGCGCGGACTGCAAAAGCCGGTTGGGACGGTGCGTCGAGTCCTATATAACGGAGTGTTATTTATGATCGATCTGGGAGCCGTAAATATGACTCTCAAAAAGGGGCACTGTCAGCGGCACGTCGAACGATGGCTGACTGATCGTAAATCACAAGCTTATTTAGAAAAAAGTATTCCTGAGCGAGACGCAAGACTAACACTGCTGAATcgaaattgaaaatcgaaaaagaaTCGCTAAAATACTagatgtttttaatttatcctaatcctaataaataaaaaaatgagCTCGATAAAATCCAAAATCCCCCTCTAGGGCGGAACAAAGTTCACCGGGTCTGCTAGTCTATTCTAAAACGGAACAAAAGTTGAGCAGAGCTGACATTTCGTTTAAATTAATCCGTCGTTTGAGAGACGAACTATGCCGGATCGATTTATTAACAAGAGTAGAGTAAAACTATCAGCTGAATCAGTTAGTGAAGGTTTAGCGagaaaatgcacaaaattaaaataaataaataaatgccCTCTACGAAAGCCTTGGACTCACGCATCACTCTTCTGCTCGTCGACGAACCGTTGCAAAAGTCCGTGGTCGAGCGGAATCTGTAGGCTTTCGGCCCCGTCTGCGGTGCGCTTGGTGCGCAGCAACTTGTGATCGGTGAACTCGGTCAGCTGGGCGCGCAATGCGGCATCGCTGCTGACCAGGAACGCTTCACGGCACGCCCAGTACAGTTCCTTCAGTAGCATGCCAGAGTACTGTTGATTACCCGGACCGCCGTTAGCCAGCTGATGGTTCACGATCATCATGAAGATACCGCGAGCGTTCGATGTCAGCGAAGCGACGACGCTTCTCATAGAGGCCAGGGCCGGTGCGCCCGAGTTTTGCACCAGCAGCGAGTTCTCGAACGCCGTTTCGACGCTGTACGGCAGCAGGGTCGTAGTGTCCCACCAGCAGAAGTTGTAGTGGCTGAGCTTCGACATGTCCCACATGAGCGGCGCATTGATGTGGTCGATCGTAGCGACGAGATGAACGTTGGCCATGCTAGCCAATCGACATAGCACGGCCTGCATGCGCTCGTTTCGCATTGCCACTCCGTCGATGTTGTGTACGAGCAGGAACAGGTGCGTGGTGGGCAGGTAAGAGAGCTCGCGCTCGATGCCGTCGAGCGTTTCGTTGTGGTTGCTTGTTTGGAGCTGCAGGTCCAGGAGATCCCCAGCGACCGCATCCAGCACGTCTTTGGCGGTCAGCGCTGGAAAGAAACcgttcaccaccagcacgggaCGATCGGCGAGCGCCTGGCGGTGGAAGGTCTGCAGTAGCGTCCGTTTCGATCCGAGCCCGTACA
It includes:
- the LOC128273332 gene encoding uncharacterized protein LOC128273332 yields the protein MKPTSVCILFAIVLCTAAVADAAVYAYASTCSRCKSVGAKYCGYGTVSSKGVSCDGQTMIKSCADCKSRLGRCVESYITECYL